One Acidobacteriota bacterium genomic window carries:
- a CDS encoding SIS domain-containing protein, with the protein MNVRKELFEIPGALQQMREEGLPLYDALVRRVSWSEKPVFILGDGPSYPAALSGAWAFESLLGVPVVVERPGIFTAYTSRTLAPRSLVIVLADPHGGEETLAAARKARSHGAIVWAITPDSASELAASADGAISDYSGGPAAEGGRAVFCRYAAMLFLAASAARVLKAHGKSTRAQEEDLAKIGVHVDWVLNQISDAAGALAKEMAPLPGVYVTGGGAFFPVALQAASRLRQVGNFPALGFELLDFEQSCRQISQPGSGILYLSSSRCGLRSQAHQSVREMRQQGNRKIFAVTDGNDRPLADRADIAILLPVLTEAGSALLTLVFLELVASYAHQTPLRPSTRRQAAKP; encoded by the coding sequence TTGAACGTCAGAAAAGAACTTTTCGAAATCCCCGGCGCCTTGCAGCAGATGCGCGAGGAAGGGCTACCGCTTTACGACGCCCTTGTCCGTCGCGTCAGTTGGAGCGAGAAGCCCGTTTTTATCCTGGGCGACGGCCCCTCCTACCCGGCCGCCTTGAGCGGCGCCTGGGCGTTCGAGTCGCTGCTGGGAGTTCCGGTGGTTGTGGAGCGGCCGGGAATCTTCACCGCTTATACCAGCCGCACGCTTGCTCCGCGTTCGCTGGTTATCGTCCTGGCGGATCCGCACGGGGGCGAAGAGACTCTCGCGGCAGCCAGGAAGGCCAGAAGCCATGGCGCGATTGTCTGGGCAATAACGCCAGATTCAGCAAGCGAACTGGCCGCATCCGCTGACGGTGCCATAAGCGACTATTCGGGAGGTCCGGCCGCAGAGGGCGGCAGGGCCGTATTCTGCCGGTACGCGGCGATGCTCTTTCTGGCGGCATCGGCGGCGCGAGTGCTGAAAGCGCATGGGAAATCGACGAGGGCCCAGGAAGAGGACCTCGCCAAAATTGGGGTGCACGTCGACTGGGTGCTGAACCAGATTTCTGATGCGGCCGGCGCGCTGGCAAAGGAGATGGCTCCATTGCCCGGGGTTTACGTGACAGGCGGCGGGGCGTTTTTCCCCGTTGCGCTCCAGGCGGCAAGCCGGTTGCGGCAGGTGGGAAACTTTCCCGCCCTTGGTTTTGAGCTGCTGGATTTTGAGCAGTCCTGCCGGCAGATTTCACAACCCGGCTCGGGCATTCTCTATCTTTCGTCGTCGCGCTGTGGGCTGAGGTCGCAGGCACACCAGTCGGTCCGCGAGATGAGGCAGCAGGGAAATCGGAAGATTTTTGCCGTTACGGACGGCAACGACCGTCCATTGGCTGACCGGGCAGACATCGCTATTCTGCTTCCTGTGCTGACGGAAGCCGGCTCGGCACTGCTCACTCTTGTCTTTCTTGAGCTGGTGGCCTCTTACGCACACCAGACGCCCTTGCGCCCTTCTACCCGGCGGCAGGCGGCAAAACCATAA
- a CDS encoding efflux RND transporter periplasmic adaptor subunit → MGKAGFSITKLTGLFMALSVVALVFTGCSDKGSANAATPSPMAMAVPVVVAKAIQRDMPVQVTAIGNVQAYSTVTVKSLVDGEIQQAFFTEGQDVRKGDQLFSIDARPFQAALHQAEANLARDQAQAQYAKAEAKRYTELEKEGIVSQIQFEQFTSNSQALDAAVRADEAAVEDAKIKLSYCSISSPIGGRTGSLLVHPGNLVKTNDTSLVVINKVTPIYVDFSVPEQYLAQVKQHQERGKLRVLAYPSDNKANASPGILSFINNSVDASTGTIELKGTFENGDRRLWPGQFVNVVLDLTVQRNATVVPSQAVQNGERGQYIYIVKADHTVDYRPVTAGNTLEGVTIVEKGVQPGETVVTNGQLRLYPGAKVSPKSEPATQQDSTT, encoded by the coding sequence TTGGGAAAAGCGGGTTTTTCAATAACAAAACTCACAGGGTTGTTCATGGCTTTGTCCGTGGTTGCCTTGGTCTTTACCGGCTGTTCTGACAAGGGATCTGCAAACGCAGCGACGCCGTCGCCGATGGCCATGGCAGTGCCTGTGGTTGTGGCGAAAGCAATCCAGCGGGACATGCCGGTGCAAGTGACCGCCATCGGGAACGTGCAGGCGTATTCCACGGTAACCGTCAAGTCGCTGGTAGACGGAGAAATCCAGCAGGCCTTCTTTACCGAAGGGCAGGACGTCCGAAAGGGAGATCAGTTGTTCAGCATAGATGCGCGGCCGTTCCAGGCGGCCCTCCACCAGGCGGAAGCGAACCTGGCCCGAGACCAGGCCCAGGCGCAGTACGCAAAGGCGGAGGCCAAACGGTACACGGAGCTGGAAAAGGAAGGGATCGTATCGCAAATCCAGTTTGAGCAGTTCACTTCGAATTCCCAGGCCCTGGATGCCGCAGTCCGCGCCGACGAGGCCGCAGTCGAAGACGCCAAAATCAAATTGAGCTACTGCTCGATTTCCTCTCCTATCGGCGGGCGGACCGGAAGCCTTCTGGTGCATCCCGGCAACCTGGTGAAGACCAATGACACCAGCCTGGTGGTCATTAACAAGGTAACGCCTATTTACGTGGATTTCTCCGTCCCGGAGCAGTACCTCGCGCAAGTGAAGCAGCACCAGGAACGGGGAAAGCTTCGAGTGCTTGCGTATCCCTCGGACAACAAGGCCAACGCCTCGCCGGGGATTCTGAGTTTCATCAATAACTCGGTGGATGCCAGCACGGGAACGATTGAGCTGAAGGGAACATTTGAGAACGGCGACCGGCGGCTGTGGCCCGGACAGTTTGTCAACGTCGTGCTGGACCTTACCGTACAGCGGAACGCAACGGTGGTGCCTTCGCAGGCGGTGCAGAACGGCGAGCGCGGCCAATACATCTACATTGTCAAGGCTGACCACACGGTTGATTATCGTCCCGTAACGGCCGGGAACACTCTGGAAGGCGTCACCATTGTGGAAAAGGGTGTCCAACCCGGAGAAACGGTAGTCACCAACGGACAGCTTCGGCTTTATCCGGGCGCGAAGGTTTCGCCCAAGAGCGAGCCCGCTACCCAGCAGGACAGCACCACATGA
- a CDS encoding efflux RND transporter permease subunit yields the protein MNLSEIFIRRPVMTTLVMLGILLFGIMAYRFLPVSDLPSVDYPTITVRADLPGASPDTMASSVATPLERQFSTIAGLDSMSSTNTQGSTQISLQFDLSRNIDAAAQDVQSMITQAQGQLPPNMPSPPTFRKVNPADQPIIYMAVWSDTLPLYTTSEYADTMMAQRISMISGVAQVQVFGEQKYAVRVQFDPKALAARKIGIDEATQAIQQANVNLPTGTLYGSHKAFVVQAEGQLNDAAAYRPVIIAYRNGAPVRLDEVANVVNGSQSDKIAMWFGQHRAMVVAIQRQPGTNTVEVVDNVRKLLPSFRSEFPASINFQIQYDRSQTIRDSINDVKFTLYLTLCLVILVIFIFLRNVSATIIPSLALPMSIIGTFAVMYLAGYTVDNLSLMALVLAVGFVVDDAIVMLENIVRHMELGESVMEAALNGSKEISFTILSMTLSLTAVFIPVLFMSGIMGRLLHEFAVTIMSAVLVSGLVSLTLTPMLCSRFLRHPRMQKHGHVFEVSERYFNYLRDGYDWSLRTVLRYRFAVLVISILILALTGYLFVLIPKGFLPSEDSGGIFAFSQAAQGTSFNQMKKIQRQVADVVGENPNVSSIFALAGAGGPSGGGNSGIFFCHLKNHPSASQEFIAGIKRFFHIPHKPFGPNYRVVSTDEVIQQLRPKLAAIPGVFVFMQNPPPIQLSAHLTKSQYQYSLEGPNTAELYQVSKNMEAQIRKLPGFLDVTSDLEISNPQVNVHIDRDKAKALGVTAYQIESALTTAYGQGRVSTIYAPNNEYWVISELEPQYQANPDDLSLLYIRSTSGQLVPLSTVSSMSEGLGPLSVNHFGQLPSVTISFNLAPGVALGDAVNGVDRIARDALPADISASFEGTAQQFQSSLVGLGILLLATVLVIYLVLGILYESFIHPITILSGLPSAALGALVTLMAFNMELDLYGFVGIIMLIGIVKKNAIMMIDFALDAERTGGKSTAEAIYHGAIVRFRPIMMTTFAALMGILPIALGLGAGAESRRPLGMVVVGGLVFSQIITLYITPVYYTYLDQLQHWLGKLFQRRPAEGDIEAPGPIPESVLADTGERPRAR from the coding sequence ATGAACCTCTCTGAAATCTTCATACGCCGGCCGGTCATGACCACGCTGGTCATGCTTGGCATTCTTCTGTTCGGCATCATGGCCTACCGCTTCCTGCCAGTCAGCGACCTGCCCAGCGTGGACTATCCCACCATTACGGTGAGGGCGGATCTACCTGGAGCCAGCCCGGATACCATGGCTTCTTCGGTGGCGACGCCGCTCGAGCGGCAATTTTCAACAATTGCCGGCCTCGATTCCATGTCGTCCACCAATACGCAGGGCAGCACACAAATCAGCCTGCAGTTTGACCTGAGCCGGAACATTGACGCGGCCGCGCAGGATGTGCAGTCCATGATCACCCAGGCGCAGGGGCAGCTTCCTCCCAACATGCCCTCTCCACCGACGTTCCGCAAAGTAAACCCTGCCGACCAGCCGATCATTTACATGGCGGTCTGGTCCGACACGCTTCCGCTCTATACGACCAGCGAATACGCGGATACGATGATGGCCCAGCGCATCTCCATGATCAGCGGAGTCGCGCAAGTCCAGGTGTTTGGTGAACAGAAATACGCGGTGCGCGTGCAGTTTGACCCCAAGGCGCTGGCCGCCCGGAAGATCGGAATCGATGAAGCCACGCAGGCCATTCAGCAGGCCAACGTCAACCTGCCGACGGGGACGCTTTACGGCTCGCACAAGGCTTTTGTAGTCCAGGCCGAAGGGCAGCTTAACGATGCGGCCGCCTACCGGCCCGTGATCATCGCCTATCGCAACGGCGCTCCGGTCCGCCTGGATGAAGTGGCCAACGTCGTCAACGGGAGCCAAAGCGACAAAATCGCAATGTGGTTTGGCCAGCATCGTGCGATGGTGGTGGCCATCCAGCGCCAGCCTGGGACAAACACCGTCGAAGTCGTGGACAACGTCAGGAAACTGCTGCCCAGCTTCCGGTCGGAATTCCCGGCCTCCATCAATTTCCAGATTCAATACGACCGTTCTCAAACGATCCGAGACTCCATTAACGACGTCAAGTTCACGCTTTACCTGACGCTCTGCCTGGTCATCCTGGTGATCTTTATTTTTCTTCGCAACGTGTCCGCGACCATCATTCCCAGCCTGGCGCTTCCCATGTCGATCATCGGCACGTTTGCCGTGATGTACCTTGCAGGTTATACGGTAGACAACTTGTCCCTCATGGCCCTTGTGCTCGCCGTGGGCTTCGTCGTGGACGACGCCATCGTCATGCTGGAAAACATTGTGCGGCACATGGAGCTGGGTGAAAGCGTGATGGAAGCCGCACTGAACGGCTCGAAGGAAATCAGCTTCACCATTCTCTCGATGACGTTGTCTCTGACTGCCGTCTTTATTCCCGTGCTCTTCATGAGCGGGATCATGGGGCGCCTGCTGCACGAATTCGCAGTCACTATCATGAGCGCAGTCCTGGTGTCGGGCCTGGTATCCCTGACCCTCACCCCCATGCTTTGCAGCCGCTTCCTGCGGCATCCGCGGATGCAGAAACACGGCCACGTGTTTGAAGTTTCCGAGCGCTATTTTAATTATCTTCGGGATGGCTATGACTGGAGCTTGCGCACTGTTCTCCGGTACCGCTTCGCGGTCCTGGTGATCTCTATCCTGATTCTGGCCCTCACCGGATATTTGTTCGTACTGATCCCCAAAGGCTTTCTGCCCAGCGAGGACAGCGGAGGGATTTTTGCCTTCAGCCAGGCAGCCCAGGGCACTTCATTTAACCAGATGAAGAAGATCCAGAGGCAGGTGGCCGACGTCGTTGGGGAAAATCCCAATGTGAGCTCAATCTTTGCGCTGGCAGGCGCTGGGGGGCCATCCGGCGGAGGCAATTCTGGAATTTTCTTCTGCCACCTGAAAAATCATCCATCCGCCAGCCAGGAATTCATTGCGGGCATTAAAAGATTCTTCCATATTCCCCACAAGCCCTTTGGCCCCAATTACCGAGTGGTCAGCACAGACGAGGTCATTCAACAATTGCGCCCCAAGCTTGCCGCCATTCCGGGCGTGTTTGTCTTCATGCAAAATCCTCCCCCCATCCAGCTCAGCGCGCATCTGACGAAGAGCCAATATCAATACTCTCTGGAGGGGCCCAACACGGCGGAGCTTTACCAGGTTTCCAAGAATATGGAAGCTCAAATCCGCAAGCTTCCAGGTTTTCTGGATGTGACTTCCGATCTCGAGATCAGCAACCCGCAGGTGAACGTCCACATTGACCGCGACAAGGCCAAGGCCCTGGGCGTGACGGCGTACCAAATCGAAAGCGCCTTGACCACCGCCTACGGCCAGGGCCGGGTTTCAACCATCTACGCGCCCAATAATGAATACTGGGTGATCTCCGAGCTGGAACCCCAATATCAGGCGAACCCGGATGACCTGTCGCTGCTTTACATCCGCTCAACGAGCGGGCAACTCGTTCCCCTGAGCACGGTGTCGTCCATGTCGGAGGGCCTTGGGCCGCTTTCAGTGAACCACTTTGGCCAGCTTCCTTCCGTCACCATCTCCTTCAATCTGGCGCCCGGAGTGGCCCTCGGCGACGCCGTCAATGGAGTGGACCGGATTGCCCGGGATGCCCTTCCGGCTGACATCAGCGCGAGTTTTGAGGGAACGGCCCAGCAATTCCAGTCCTCGCTGGTCGGCCTCGGAATCCTGCTGCTTGCCACCGTGCTGGTGATTTACCTGGTCCTTGGTATCCTCTACGAAAGCTTTATCCATCCCATCACGATCCTTTCGGGCCTGCCCTCTGCCGCCCTGGGCGCTCTGGTGACGCTGATGGCCTTTAACATGGAGCTTGACCTGTACGGGTTTGTCGGCATCATCATGCTGATCGGTATTGTCAAGAAGAACGCCATCATGATGATTGACTTTGCGCTCGACGCCGAGCGAACCGGTGGGAAATCCACCGCGGAAGCGATCTATCACGGGGCCATCGTTCGTTTCCGTCCTATTATGATGACGACGTTTGCCGCCCTGATGGGAATTCTGCCCATTGCTCTGGGCCTCGGAGCTGGTGCTGAGTCACGCCGGCCCCTGGGGATGGTTGTCGTCGGAGGCCTTGTCTTTTCACAGATTATTACGCTATATATCACCCCGGTCTATTACACGTACCTGGACCAGTTGCAGCACTGGCTTGGGAAGCTCTTCCAACGCCGGCCTGCTGAGGGGGACATCGAGGCTCCCGGGCCGATTCCGGAGTCCGTTCTGGCCGACACGGGTGAGAGACCTCGCGCTCGTTAG
- a CDS encoding (2Fe-2S)-binding protein — translation MRRKKDRPRKAGPERSALTRRDFLKGAGVTVSGGLLVGSTVASAAPAGPDAGFVGPGAVPVTLRVNGRTQKLSLEPRVTLLDALRDRLSITGSKKVCDRATCGACTVMIDRKPVYACTVLAIEAQGHNITTIEGLAGEGKLSPVMEAFVKHDAQQCGFCTPGFVMACTAYLERDQNPTMEEMEKNLGGNICRCGTYWGIRHAVLDAAKGMKGGTHGNV, via the coding sequence ATGAGACGGAAAAAGGACCGGCCGCGAAAAGCTGGGCCGGAGAGGTCTGCATTGACACGCCGGGATTTCCTGAAGGGAGCAGGCGTTACGGTATCGGGCGGCTTGCTGGTTGGCAGCACTGTAGCCAGCGCTGCGCCTGCTGGCCCGGATGCCGGATTTGTAGGGCCAGGGGCCGTTCCCGTGACCCTTCGCGTGAATGGCAGGACCCAGAAACTGAGCCTTGAGCCACGCGTCACGCTGCTGGATGCCTTGCGTGACCGGCTGTCGATCACCGGGTCCAAGAAGGTTTGTGACCGCGCCACCTGCGGAGCCTGCACGGTGATGATTGATCGCAAGCCGGTGTATGCCTGCACGGTGCTGGCGATTGAAGCCCAGGGGCACAACATTACCACCATCGAAGGGCTCGCCGGCGAAGGGAAGCTTTCGCCCGTGATGGAAGCCTTTGTCAAGCATGACGCCCAGCAATGCGGCTTCTGCACGCCGGGCTTTGTGATGGCCTGCACGGCCTATCTGGAGCGGGACCAGAATCCGACGATGGAAGAAATGGAGAAGAACCTGGGTGGGAACATTTGCCGCTGCGGAACATACTGGGGAATACGGCATGCGGTTCTTGATGCCGCCAAAGGAATGAAGGGAGGCACTCATGGCAACGTGTAA